Proteins encoded together in one Hydrotalea sp. window:
- the ispF gene encoding 2-C-methyl-D-erythritol 2,4-cyclodiphosphate synthase — MTTEYPTIAIIVAAGRGIRFAQRDASHPATSRRPKQYSWLDGRPLLCHCLDIFLASAAVDAVVVVINQADKKFYDEVVALSNHDKKILPFAIGGNDRQESVYRGLQAIAKHNPAKVLIHDSARPFFSIALLDNILRGLSPKKMSEGLSGAVIPCLPLTGALKEAVDDKIIASHPRQNRFIAQTPQGFDYQKILLAHQRQAGRALDDDAAVWQATYPDVPATMVLGDNANIKITTRGDMQLIKNVIEDNMQKNITITTLGVDLHRFTDHEVQGAKIMLGGVAIPAKKNIVAHSDGDVVLHALTDAILGALGAGDIGVHFPPQDEQWRGVASTIFVEKAMAMLREKNASLIHVDVTILLEEPRVNPHRAAIVDSLAALLHLPASSIGLKVTTTEKMGAIGDGQGLMAMVQTTVCFDKNTND; from the coding sequence TTGACAACGGAATATCCCACCATCGCCATCATTGTCGCGGCCGGCCGCGGGATAAGGTTCGCGCAACGCGACGCCAGCCACCCGGCAACATCGCGCCGGCCAAAACAATACAGCTGGCTTGATGGCCGGCCATTGCTATGCCATTGCTTGGATATTTTTTTGGCATCGGCGGCGGTCGACGCGGTGGTGGTGGTTATTAACCAGGCCGATAAAAAATTTTATGATGAAGTTGTCGCCTTAAGCAATCACGACAAAAAAATATTACCCTTTGCCATCGGCGGTAACGACCGGCAAGAATCGGTTTATCGCGGGTTGCAGGCGATTGCAAAACATAACCCAGCAAAGGTTTTGATACATGATTCGGCGCGGCCGTTTTTTTCCATCGCCCTATTGGATAATATTTTGCGCGGGTTATCGCCAAAAAAAATGTCAGAGGGATTATCCGGCGCGGTTATTCCGTGCCTGCCGCTGACTGGCGCGCTGAAGGAAGCGGTCGATGATAAAATCATCGCCAGCCACCCACGGCAAAATCGATTCATCGCACAAACGCCGCAAGGCTTCGATTATCAAAAAATTTTATTGGCACACCAACGCCAGGCCGGCCGTGCGCTGGATGATGACGCGGCGGTGTGGCAGGCAACCTACCCCGACGTGCCCGCCACCATGGTGCTGGGCGATAATGCCAATATAAAAATAACGACGCGTGGCGATATGCAATTGATAAAAAATGTTATAGAAGACAACATGCAAAAAAATATCACCATCACGACATTGGGGGTCGACCTGCACCGCTTCACCGACCATGAAGTGCAAGGGGCAAAAATTATGCTGGGTGGTGTGGCGATACCGGCGAAAAAAAATATCGTCGCCCATTCCGACGGCGATGTTGTGCTTCACGCCCTGACCGACGCTATTCTCGGCGCGTTGGGGGCGGGGGATATCGGCGTGCATTTCCCGCCGCAGGATGAACAATGGCGCGGCGTCGCCTCGACGATTTTTGTGGAAAAGGCCATGGCGATGCTACGCGAAAAAAACGCCAGCTTGATTCATGTCGATGTTACCATTTTGTTGGAGGAGCCCCGCGTCAACCCGCATCGCGCGGCGATAGTTGACAGCCTGGCCGCGTTGTTGCACCTGCCGGCTTCATCAATCGGGTTGAAGGTAACGACCACCGAAAAAATGGGGGCGATAGGTGATGGCCAGGGGTTGATGGCGATGGTGCAAACCACGGTCTGCTTCGATAAAAATACTAATGATTAA
- a CDS encoding cytochrome c-type biogenesis CcmF C-terminal domain-containing protein, which produces MVASFGELAVWLAWLISGVAMVVGYSVPGDGVRGKRNRAIHRAEFLWSFLWSLSIASFALIVFAFCSLVYVFLVSDFSVWLVMRNSHQYLPWYYKMGAAWGNHEGSMLLWVLVLSLLAAALWWLTNRELTQTIVGDKKNFRVDIARFANLSPTIARAVATQQLMVFLFSAYMLFTSNPFLRLDMPANSSGDAAAKGMDLNPLLQDPGLIFHPPTLYGGFVGLSAIFSIAVGMMLNGRRVQITPPALVRLWRFFILLAFVFLTAGIVGGSFWAYYELGWGGFWFWDPVENISLIPWLLSVALLHAIMVYGKTGQLKMSCLLLSILTFSTSLVGTFLVRSGLITSVHSFANDPSRGIFMLLVVGFLVTAGLIIWLRYYYRFSADAPAMNLFSRHGLLVINNMIFYIIAGIIFLGLIYPLCLAVIIGEQIAVGAPFFNITVLPFFGLLGLLLAAGFFLPDNNASAKKNIAIAWQRTKPLLIIAVAIGFLVGVTYASNFLMVCGGFALSCWLLLVAGRDAMVKIKNGITAMAAPLAHAGFGLVIMGVVGTTGLNTHQDFLVQDQSHFSFKGQDFKVDKIYFEARKHFNSLTVRLVGGDMVLLPEKRIYLVGGQESNEVAIHSNFFVNYYAAIGEIDKEKKQLMIRFYYQPLVMFIFLGAVMMAMSGVVATFHRRRYGGIKN; this is translated from the coding sequence ATGGTAGCATCCTTCGGCGAATTGGCGGTGTGGTTGGCATGGTTGATAAGCGGCGTTGCCATGGTGGTGGGTTATAGCGTGCCGGGCGATGGGGTGCGCGGCAAACGTAACCGCGCCATCCATCGCGCAGAATTTTTATGGTCGTTCCTTTGGTCATTGAGCATCGCCAGTTTTGCTCTTATTGTTTTTGCTTTTTGTTCGTTGGTTTATGTTTTTTTGGTCAGCGATTTTTCGGTGTGGTTGGTGATGAGAAATTCTCACCAATATTTGCCATGGTATTACAAAATGGGGGCGGCGTGGGGCAACCACGAGGGGTCGATGTTGTTGTGGGTTTTGGTGTTGTCGCTCCTGGCGGCGGCGTTGTGGTGGCTGACGAATCGCGAATTGACGCAAACCATCGTGGGCGATAAAAAAAATTTTCGGGTTGATATTGCCCGATTTGCGAACCTCTCGCCAACCATTGCCCGCGCCGTCGCGACACAGCAATTGATGGTGTTTTTGTTTTCGGCTTACATGCTGTTTACCTCCAACCCGTTTTTGCGCCTGGATATGCCTGCGAATAGTTCGGGCGACGCGGCGGCGAAGGGGATGGACCTCAACCCCTTGCTTCAAGACCCCGGGTTGATTTTTCACCCGCCGACTTTGTATGGCGGGTTTGTCGGCCTGTCGGCAATTTTTTCCATCGCGGTCGGCATGATGTTGAATGGGCGGAGGGTGCAAATAACACCGCCTGCCTTGGTGCGGCTGTGGCGATTTTTTATTCTGTTGGCCTTCGTGTTTTTAACCGCTGGGATTGTCGGCGGTTCCTTTTGGGCCTATTACGAATTGGGGTGGGGTGGATTTTGGTTTTGGGACCCGGTCGAAAACATCAGCCTGATACCATGGTTGTTGTCGGTCGCGTTGCTTCACGCCATTATGGTTTATGGCAAAACCGGCCAGTTGAAAATGTCTTGCCTGTTGCTGTCGATATTAACTTTTTCCACCAGCCTGGTTGGCACGTTTTTGGTGCGGTCGGGGTTGATAACCTCGGTTCATAGTTTTGCCAACGACCCAAGCCGTGGAATTTTCATGTTGCTGGTGGTTGGGTTTTTGGTGACCGCGGGCTTAATTATCTGGTTGCGTTATTATTATCGGTTTTCGGCGGACGCGCCCGCGATGAATCTTTTTAGTCGGCACGGCTTGTTGGTGATTAACAATATGATTTTTTACATCATCGCCGGTATTATTTTTTTGGGGCTGATTTATCCCTTGTGCCTGGCGGTTATCATCGGCGAACAAATCGCCGTCGGTGCACCGTTTTTTAACATCACGGTCTTGCCATTTTTTGGTTTGCTCGGGTTGCTATTGGCGGCGGGTTTTTTCTTGCCCGACAATAATGCGTCAGCCAAAAAAAATATTGCCATCGCCTGGCAACGCACCAAACCATTGTTGATAATCGCGGTTGCGATTGGGTTTTTGGTGGGCGTTACCTATGCCAGTAATTTTTTGATGGTGTGTGGCGGTTTTGCCTTAAGTTGTTGGCTGTTGTTGGTGGCGGGGCGCGACGCGATGGTAAAAATAAAAAATGGCATCACCGCCATGGCGGCACCGCTGGCCCATGCTGGTTTTGGCTTGGTGATAATGGGGGTGGTGGGGACGACCGGGTTAAATACTCACCAAGATTTTTTGGTGCAGGACCAATCGCATTTTTCGTTCAAAGGGCAAGATTTCAAGGTTGATAAAATTTATTTTGAAGCGCGGAAACATTTTAATTCCCTGACGGTGCGGTTGGTCGGGGGTGATATGGTGCTGTTGCCAGAAAAACGAATTTATTTGGTCGGCGGGCAAGAATCTAATGAAGTTGCTATCCATAGTAATTTTTTCGTTAATTATTATGCGGCGATTGGCGAAATTGATAAGGAGAAAAAACAATTGATGATACGTTTTTATTACCAACCATTGGTGATGTTTATTTTCCTCGGCGCGGTGATGATGGCCATGTCGGGCGTGGTCGCAACTTTTCACCGGCGGCGTTATGGGGGGATAAAAAATTGA
- the ccmE gene encoding cytochrome c maturation protein CcmE → MKIKHRRIYFILFLLVMVGLAVGLTLYGLRDGVSYFYSPTDVKMGKADKVRIFRLGGVVKNNSAKKNSGGIDFVVTDFVNEMAVSYHGLPPSLFRENSGVIATGHLVKGDDGTTIFVANEILAKHDENYMPPEVVKKLKESGEWRDDGTGNNSGQGQLNNNDKKNSGGEVTW, encoded by the coding sequence ATGAAAATAAAACATCGCCGGATATATTTTATTTTGTTTTTGCTGGTCATGGTGGGGCTGGCGGTTGGCCTGACCCTTTATGGTTTGCGCGACGGGGTTTCTTATTTTTACAGCCCGACCGATGTAAAAATGGGCAAGGCCGACAAGGTGCGCATTTTCCGTCTCGGCGGCGTGGTCAAAAATAATTCGGCGAAGAAAAACAGCGGGGGCATTGATTTTGTCGTTACCGATTTTGTCAATGAGATGGCGGTTAGCTATCACGGCCTGCCACCGAGTTTGTTTCGCGAAAATTCTGGCGTTATTGCCACCGGCCATTTGGTGAAGGGGGACGACGGCACAACAATATTTGTCGCCAATGAAATCCTTGCCAAGCACGACGAAAATTATATGCCGCCCGAGGTGGTGAAGAAATTGAAAGAATCTGGCGAATGGCGCGATGATGGAACAGGTAATAATAGCGGGCAAGGCCAGCTTAATAACAACGATAAAAAAAATAGCGGTGGGGAGGTAACATGGTAG
- the ccmC gene encoding heme ABC transporter permease CcmC, with amino-acid sequence MKHFFSFLPHRPQQIITLSAQIMPWVAAATAVLFAMALYRGVNSPPDYLQGELVKIMFIHVPAAYLASLCYAGLAVFSFVFLVWRHPMAAVMARAVAPVGLLFTIICLITGSLWGRPTWGTFWVWDARLTSVFILFLLYVGQMLLAAEIADYRAAAMVAVVGGINLPIIKFSVVWWQTLHQGSSLLRADGPSVAPAILSPLLWSMAGFTLLALLFFLWRLNGLLYKKMTDNHYLGGA; translated from the coding sequence ATGAAACATTTTTTTTCTTTCCTGCCGCATCGCCCGCAACAAATTATCACCCTCAGCGCGCAAATCATGCCGTGGGTTGCGGCCGCGACCGCGGTGCTGTTCGCCATGGCGCTATATCGTGGCGTTAACAGCCCGCCCGATTACCTGCAAGGCGAATTGGTAAAAATAATGTTCATCCATGTGCCGGCGGCTTATCTTGCCAGTTTATGCTATGCCGGCCTTGCGGTTTTTTCCTTTGTTTTTTTGGTGTGGCGTCACCCCATGGCGGCGGTTATGGCGCGCGCCGTGGCGCCGGTTGGGTTGTTGTTTACCATCATCTGCCTTATCACCGGCAGTTTATGGGGGCGGCCGACGTGGGGCACGTTTTGGGTGTGGGACGCACGTTTGACATCGGTCTTTATTTTGTTTTTGTTGTATGTCGGACAGATGTTGTTGGCGGCCGAAATCGCGGATTACCGCGCGGCGGCGATGGTGGCGGTGGTTGGCGGTATCAACCTGCCGATTATAAAATTTTCGGTGGTGTGGTGGCAGACCTTGCACCAGGGGTCAAGTTTGCTCCGTGCCGATGGCCCATCGGTCGCGCCGGCAATTTTGTCGCCGTTGTTATGGAGCATGGCCGGGTTCACCCTGCTCGCCCTGTTATTTTTTTTATGGCGGCTGAATGGTTTGCTGTATAAAAAAATGACCGACAATCATTATTTGGGGGGCGCGTAG
- a CDS encoding ATP-binding cassette domain-containing protein yields the protein MAKTHVFCYGFFMLVAQKLSFARGRVMIFSNFSCKLKDGDVLWLVGDNGAGKTTLLKTLLGRLPATGGDVTWQNKKNSYRPGDEEYQSACFYLGHKHGGAANMQGDITVDAFLRFSKKLWRGVAPVEDVAKTLQLHPHLSKKIKELSSGMQKKLQLAAMLWAGQQEPTHGQKKIWLLDEPFTALDDKTKKWLWQWLAARARRGDNIIFTSHDNLMGNHGAAITGAIHKKIKKIYL from the coding sequence ATGGCAAAAACCCATGTTTTTTGCTATGGTTTTTTTATGTTGGTCGCGCAAAAACTATCCTTCGCCCGTGGGCGGGTTATGATATTTTCCAATTTTTCTTGCAAGCTAAAAGACGGCGATGTCTTGTGGTTGGTGGGCGACAATGGCGCGGGTAAAACAACCTTGCTTAAAACATTGCTCGGCCGGTTGCCGGCGACCGGCGGCGATGTTACCTGGCAAAATAAAAAAAACAGCTATCGGCCGGGTGATGAAGAATATCAATCGGCCTGTTTTTACCTTGGCCACAAACATGGCGGTGCCGCCAATATGCAGGGCGATATCACGGTTGATGCTTTTTTGCGTTTTAGTAAAAAATTATGGCGTGGGGTTGCGCCGGTGGAGGATGTGGCGAAGACATTGCAATTGCACCCGCACCTAAGCAAAAAAATAAAGGAATTATCATCCGGCATGCAAAAGAAATTGCAATTGGCCGCCATGTTGTGGGCGGGACAGCAAGAACCAACGCACGGGCAAAAAAAAATATGGTTGTTGGACGAACCCTTCACCGCGCTTGACGATAAAACCAAAAAATGGTTGTGGCAATGGTTGGCGGCGCGGGCGCGACGCGGCGACAATATTATTTTCACCAGCCACGATAACCTTATGGGCAACCATGGCGCGGCCATCACCGGCGCGATCCACAAAAAAATAAAAAAAATATATTTATAA
- a CDS encoding transcription antitermination factor NusB, whose amino-acid sequence MSNDNHQSKNTAQATIGVTPNVTSSANHGNVGTGGAGKMTERLLAVQVLYGIAMNPGRINNNIVDSLAGIKKIMGEELAIGSGGGDKNKHSLLLVETYQQQRNLIIDRVIDCLAGGEEKWQTLETILQIILCLGTAELMIKKQPPAVVISSWVEVTKSYFADQSPKLIHAVLDRINKKNPPSATAAS is encoded by the coding sequence ATGAGCAACGATAACCACCAGTCAAAAAATACGGCGCAGGCAACAATTGGCGTAACCCCAAATGTAACCTCGTCCGCGAACCATGGTAATGTTGGCACCGGTGGCGCGGGTAAAATGACCGAGCGGTTATTGGCGGTGCAGGTGCTGTATGGCATTGCCATGAACCCCGGGCGGATTAACAATAATATCGTCGATAGTTTGGCCGGCATAAAAAAAATCATGGGGGAGGAATTGGCTATCGGCAGTGGCGGCGGCGATAAGAACAAACATAGTTTGTTGTTGGTCGAAACCTATCAACAACAACGCAACCTTATCATCGACCGCGTGATTGATTGTTTGGCGGGTGGCGAGGAAAAATGGCAAACCTTAGAAACAATATTGCAAATTATTTTATGCTTGGGGACAGCCGAATTGATGATAAAAAAACAACCGCCGGCGGTTGTTATTTCATCGTGGGTCGAGGTGACAAAATCCTACTTCGCCGACCAATCGCCAAAACTTATCCACGCCGTGCTCGACCGCATCAATAAAAAAAATCCGCCAAGCGCGACGGCAGCATCTTAA
- the ribH gene encoding 6,7-dimethyl-8-ribityllumazine synthase, giving the protein MKQDKHDSPFTVGEVEIIKKANLKVALVIADFYKDITDELTRGAMLALNNLAGFGLTGDIFRLMGALEIPSAIAQLDSKPDNKYDIYIALGAVVRGETSHYDVVANLSAQGLMELGIYKKIIIGNGILTVDTIEQAWARADMTSGNKGGFAVQAALRLWLASNNQ; this is encoded by the coding sequence ATGAAACAAGATAAGCACGATTCACCATTTACCGTGGGCGAGGTCGAGATAATTAAAAAAGCCAACCTGAAGGTTGCGTTGGTCATTGCCGATTTTTATAAGGATATTACCGATGAGTTGACAAGGGGCGCGATGCTGGCCTTGAACAACTTGGCCGGTTTTGGCCTGACGGGTGATATATTTCGCTTGATGGGGGCGTTGGAAATTCCATCGGCGATTGCGCAATTGGATAGCAAGCCGGATAATAAATACGATATTTATATCGCGCTGGGGGCGGTGGTGCGCGGCGAAACCAGCCATTATGATGTGGTGGCGAACCTGTCGGCACAGGGGTTGATGGAGTTGGGAATCTATAAAAAAATAATTATCGGCAATGGCATTTTGACGGTGGATACCATCGAACAGGCGTGGGCACGCGCCGATATGACAAGCGGCAATAAGGGCGGGTTCGCTGTCCAGGCCGCGCTTCGCCTGTGGCTGGCCAGCAATAACCAGTAA
- a CDS encoding riboflavin synthase, with the protein MFTGLIQARGMVVERQAAGDGLTLVIDGGADFLAQVAHGGQPGAAQNHEKKHQKPLGDSVAVNGVCLTIAEWRGDAMVFHLSRETLNRTTAGDWQKNQSVNLESSLRMGDELGGHFVFGHVDGVGEVAGLEKSATPGAATWQLTIRLPSTMAAMMAEKGSVAIDGCSLTVNEVAGGVRGDTIAITLIPHTINHTIAEFYKLGQKVNIEIDMLMRYVMRAMIAKQE; encoded by the coding sequence ATGTTTACTGGTCTTATTCAGGCGCGCGGCATGGTTGTCGAGCGTCAAGCGGCGGGCGATGGCCTGACATTAGTGATTGACGGCGGTGCCGATTTTTTGGCGCAGGTTGCGCATGGTGGCCAGCCTGGCGCGGCGCAGAACCATGAAAAAAAACATCAAAAACCACTTGGTGACTCGGTCGCGGTGAATGGCGTGTGTTTGACCATCGCCGAATGGCGCGGCGACGCGATGGTTTTCCACTTATCGCGCGAAACATTAAACCGCACCACCGCTGGCGATTGGCAAAAAAATCAATCGGTTAATTTGGAATCGTCGCTCCGCATGGGCGACGAATTGGGCGGGCATTTTGTGTTTGGCCATGTCGACGGCGTGGGCGAGGTGGCGGGTTTGGAAAAATCCGCAACGCCGGGCGCGGCAACGTGGCAATTGACCATTCGCCTGCCATCAACCATGGCGGCGATGATGGCGGAAAAAGGTTCGGTCGCTATCGACGGCTGTTCCCTGACGGTCAACGAGGTTGCGGGGGGCGTGCGCGGCGACACCATCGCCATTACCCTTATCCCCCATACCATCAACCACACGATAGCCGAATTTTACAAATTGGGGCAAAAAGTTAATATAGAAATTGATATGCTTATGCGCTATGTCATGAGGGCGATGATAGCCAAACAAGAATAG
- a CDS encoding DNA-directed RNA polymerase subunit alpha, giving the protein MAIDTKNWQSLQKPNEVKVDKRDNHATIIIEPLERGFGLTIGNALRRVLLSSLQGAAVTAIQIEGVLHEFSTITGVREDVTDMVLNIKGLALMSRSGASKKMTLNVKGPKLVTAADIDTGGDIEIKNPDHVICSLDKGATLKVDFFVNTGKGYVPASQNRPENSSIGLIPVDAIFSPVTRVSYKVDNARVGQRTDFDKLTLQIETNGTVDPEDAVALSAKILQDQMGVFVNFDEPRAAEPREKMKDEISFNLNLFKKVDDLELSVRAQNCLKNDNIMYIGDLVQKSEQDMLRTPNFGRKSLNEIKEMLVQMGLGFGMEVPNWPAPDGVEELAKKLEEKY; this is encoded by the coding sequence ATGGCCATTGACACAAAAAATTGGCAAAGCTTACAAAAACCCAACGAGGTTAAGGTTGACAAAAGAGACAACCACGCCACCATCATCATCGAACCTTTAGAACGCGGCTTTGGCTTGACCATCGGCAATGCCTTGCGTCGGGTGTTGTTATCATCGCTCCAAGGGGCGGCGGTTACCGCGATTCAAATCGAAGGCGTGCTTCATGAATTTTCCACCATCACCGGCGTGCGCGAAGACGTAACCGACATGGTGTTGAACATCAAGGGCTTGGCCCTGATGTCGCGCAGTGGGGCGTCTAAAAAAATGACCCTCAATGTTAAGGGGCCAAAATTGGTCACCGCGGCCGACATCGACACCGGTGGCGATATCGAAATCAAAAACCCCGACCATGTGATTTGTTCGTTGGATAAGGGCGCGACCCTGAAGGTTGATTTTTTTGTCAACACCGGTAAGGGTTATGTGCCGGCCAGCCAAAATCGGCCAGAAAATTCCTCGATTGGTTTGATTCCGGTCGACGCGATTTTCTCACCGGTAACGCGCGTCAGCTACAAAGTTGACAATGCGCGGGTTGGGCAACGCACCGATTTTGACAAATTAACATTGCAAATCGAAACCAACGGCACGGTCGACCCCGAGGACGCGGTCGCCCTGTCGGCAAAAATTTTGCAAGACCAAATGGGCGTGTTTGTCAATTTTGACGAACCACGCGCCGCCGAGCCACGCGAAAAAATGAAGGACGAAATTTCCTTCAACCTCAATCTGTTTAAAAAGGTTGATGATTTGGAACTTTCGGTTCGCGCGCAAAATTGTTTGAAAAACGATAACATTATGTATATCGGCGATTTGGTGCAAAAATCCGAACAGGACATGTTGCGCACCCCGAACTTTGGCCGCAAATCCTTGAATGAAATCAAGGAAATGCTGGTGCAAATGGGCCTGGGCTTTGGCATGGAAGTGCCAAACTGGCCGGCGCCAGATGGCGTTGAAGAATTGGCAAAAAAACTCGAGGAGAAATATTAA
- the rpsK gene encoding 30S ribosomal protein S11, whose translation MAVAGKKKKEKKNVPDAVAHIHSTFNNTMITITDKKGDTLAWSTAGKKGFSGSKKSTPYAAQIAAEDVASAIKDFGVKNIEVNIKGPGSGREAAVRALASLGFVITSIRDVTPLPHNGCRPRKRRRV comes from the coding sequence ATGGCCGTTGCTGGAAAAAAGAAAAAAGAGAAGAAAAATGTGCCCGATGCCGTGGCGCATATCCATTCGACATTTAACAACACGATGATAACCATCACCGATAAAAAAGGTGATACCTTGGCCTGGTCGACCGCTGGCAAAAAGGGTTTTTCGGGTAGCAAGAAATCGACGCCCTATGCCGCGCAAATTGCCGCCGAGGATGTGGCATCGGCCATCAAGGATTTTGGTGTAAAAAATATCGAGGTTAATATCAAAGGCCCTGGTTCGGGGCGGGAGGCCGCGGTGCGCGCTCTCGCATCGCTCGGGTTTGTTATCACCAGTATTCGCGATGTCACGCCTTTGCCGCACAATGGGTGCCGGCCAAGAAAGAGACGGCGGGTCTAA
- the rpsM gene encoding 30S ribosomal protein S13 — MARIAGVNIPTQKRLVISLRYIYGIGPINAREICAKCGLDESRRVKDLTEEEIIKIRECIDSDYQVEGDLRREISMNVKRLMDLGCYRGLRHRKGLPTRGQRTRTNAHTRKGRGAPIAGKKQATKK, encoded by the coding sequence ATGGCACGTATCGCAGGGGTAAATATCCCCACTCAAAAAAGATTGGTTATATCGCTTCGCTATATTTATGGCATTGGGCCAATCAACGCGCGCGAAATTTGTGCCAAATGCGGGCTGGATGAAAGCCGCCGCGTTAAGGATTTGACCGAAGAAGAAATTATCAAAATTCGCGAATGTATCGACAGCGATTACCAGGTGGAGGGCGACCTGCGCCGTGAAATTTCGATGAACGTAAAACGCCTGATGGATTTGGGTTGCTATCGCGGCCTGCGCCACCGGAAGGGGTTGCCGACCCGCGGCCAACGCACCCGCACCAACGCCCACACGCGCAAGGGGCGCGGCGCACCTATCGCGGGTAAAAAACAAGCTACCAAAAAATAA